From one Chlamydiifrater phoenicopteri genomic stretch:
- a CDS encoding DUF648 domain-containing protein, with amino-acid sequence MQHPQYLLKRSSLFLPLTFQWSTSILNNKQTNFSLLERMVEFVDNFFFLGGEKAFIFIDETNQISCTRIYKNISLKEFGFKVILFLTIVIPIIMLLAKLLLRAFLEKKYAISEALQNPIASIEDLYECSSTLPKPLSQSEKESVLEAHDFLRKTLVKNFERDEKICKDSLDEKGISTSLTQASHRENCWFSLKLLPKYTFLSLGNTVNNNQEIIKRGRTKALEIVSQHHKALLICDSLKLDLIEIPGVKFLKVPEKYSSKSSYPSPKLQNEGLLAFTNMESSPQENIILTTSLKEVSAKEILPALVQLVFFIKSCNGLYCNTLRSGPLSHPLFLLSRNSEDNRYKIVINNLAEVKMGRGLGASFAYLIRNIPKETIPYVLNVILKIYHLEKLDLKEIENLSLQGLSSLSLPTSSYVDSGMFSQLENPIVIEALAQLLHVIDREALIKQHKEKYPSCSCIEHLWDLEPKQPQLLYENLTNSLCTTPTKEKLSPLNQQDLKQSALHHALSIFQAFSIIDSFELLPATHQRAPQMNLLIKKFSNS; translated from the coding sequence ATGCAGCACCCTCAGTACTTACTCAAAAGATCCAGCTTATTCCTTCCTTTAACCTTTCAATGGTCAACAAGCATTTTAAACAATAAACAAACAAATTTTTCCCTTCTAGAACGAATGGTAGAATTTGTTGACAACTTCTTCTTTCTGGGTGGCGAGAAAGCCTTTATATTTATAGACGAAACAAACCAAATCTCTTGCACAAGAATCTATAAAAACATCTCCCTAAAAGAGTTTGGATTCAAAGTTATCCTATTTCTAACTATTGTTATTCCAATAATCATGCTTCTTGCTAAACTCCTGCTAAGAGCCTTCCTTGAGAAAAAATATGCCATTTCAGAAGCTCTTCAAAATCCTATTGCCTCTATCGAAGACCTATATGAGTGCTCTTCAACGCTTCCCAAGCCTCTTAGCCAATCTGAAAAAGAATCTGTACTCGAAGCCCATGATTTTCTTAGAAAAACTTTAGTCAAAAATTTTGAGCGCGATGAAAAAATCTGTAAAGATTCCTTAGATGAAAAGGGAATTTCCACGTCCTTAACGCAAGCTAGTCATCGAGAAAACTGCTGGTTCTCTCTCAAACTTCTCCCAAAATACACTTTCCTTTCCCTTGGAAACACCGTTAATAATAACCAGGAAATTATTAAACGAGGACGAACGAAAGCTTTAGAAATAGTCTCCCAACACCATAAAGCTTTGCTAATATGCGACTCTCTTAAGCTAGATTTGATAGAAATCCCTGGGGTCAAATTTTTAAAAGTCCCCGAAAAATACTCATCTAAGAGCTCTTACCCCTCTCCAAAATTACAAAATGAGGGGCTTCTAGCTTTTACAAATATGGAATCAAGCCCCCAAGAAAATATAATACTAACAACCTCTCTGAAAGAGGTTTCAGCAAAAGAGATCTTACCAGCTCTTGTTCAATTGGTATTTTTTATTAAAAGCTGCAATGGGCTTTATTGTAATACATTACGCTCGGGACCTCTGAGTCATCCTCTATTTCTTTTATCTAGGAACTCTGAAGACAACCGTTATAAGATAGTTATCAACAATCTTGCTGAAGTTAAAATGGGGAGGGGACTAGGGGCTTCTTTTGCATATTTAATCCGAAACATCCCCAAAGAAACGATTCCTTATGTTCTAAATGTCATATTGAAAATTTATCACTTAGAAAAACTAGATCTTAAAGAAATTGAAAATCTTTCTCTCCAAGGGCTCTCTTCTCTCTCGCTGCCAACAAGTTCCTATGTTGACTCAGGTATGTTCTCACAACTGGAAAATCCAATTGTCATAGAAGCTTTAGCTCAGCTACTACACGTAATAGATAGAGAAGCTCTAATAAAACAGCATAAAGAAAAATATCCCTCCTGCTCCTGTATAGAACATCTTTGGGATCTAGAACCTAAACAACCTCAGCTTCTTTATGAAAATTTGACCAACTCTCTCTGTACGACTCCAACAAAAGAAAAACTTTCCC
- a CDS encoding queuosine precursor transporter: MNEGIFFIQMTFLLVAGLIFVYLGRLWVSAWVTFLTLIANIFVTKQVSLFSLDVTATDVYIIGLLTVINLFREFYGAEEARKVLQISWVLSIAYLIASRLHAAMVPSVHDQSQEHFIFLLSPALRLTMASLGALVLSQITEEKTFLFLKKLFRGRFFSARSALSMILSQVVDTVFFCFVGLYGLVAKVDDVIIMSLSAKSLGIILSMPILSFMRGILSSIKDKVQEQSQREISS; this comes from the coding sequence GTGAACGAAGGTATCTTTTTTATACAAATGACGTTTCTTTTAGTAGCAGGCCTGATTTTTGTCTATTTAGGCAGGTTGTGGGTGTCTGCTTGGGTGACTTTTTTGACCCTTATAGCAAACATCTTTGTTACAAAACAGGTGTCTTTATTTTCTTTGGATGTGACAGCTACTGATGTGTACATTATAGGGTTGTTAACGGTCATTAATTTGTTCAGAGAGTTTTACGGAGCGGAAGAAGCAAGGAAGGTATTACAAATTTCTTGGGTGCTGAGCATTGCTTATTTGATAGCTTCCAGGCTTCATGCTGCCATGGTTCCTTCTGTGCACGATCAGTCGCAGGAGCATTTTATTTTCCTTCTGTCCCCCGCGCTTCGTCTTACAATGGCTTCCTTGGGAGCCTTGGTGCTGTCGCAGATTACTGAAGAGAAAACCTTTTTATTTCTCAAGAAGCTTTTTCGAGGGAGATTTTTTAGTGCTAGATCAGCGCTTTCTATGATACTTTCCCAGGTTGTAGATACTGTTTTCTTTTGCTTTGTTGGACTATATGGGTTGGTGGCAAAGGTTGATGATGTCATTATCATGAGCTTGTCAGCGAAAAGCTTGGGGATAATTCTATCTATGCCTATTTTGTCGTTTATGAGGGGCATTCTCTCCTCCATCAAAGATAAGGTGCAAGAGCAAAGTCAGCGTGAAATTTCTTCGTAA
- the tgt gene encoding tRNA guanosine(34) transglycosylase Tgt has product MALRFIVDKKSRKSRARVGRIETEHGVIHTPAFVPVGTNATLKGVVDHSFIDLMFCNTYHLMIHPGMEVIAAFGGLHKFMNRNAPIITDSGGFQVFSLAYGSVAEELKSRGKRKNSSGILKVTEDGVLFKSYRDGSHIFLSPEVSVESQKILGADIIIPFDELLPYHVSEERLIESCQRTYRWEKRSLDYHLKNPGYQSMYGVIHGGIDPSKRLEGCRFVSENAFDGFAIGGSVGKNKEELFNTVDFTTSNLPEDRPVHLLGIGDEESILGLVSCGIDSFDSAFPTKVARRGFLFSHQGVVKIEKAIYSKDFSPIEEGCPCRACASRISRAYLHHLFKAKEVNYWIWASEHNLMYMARLMEKIRQDILEDRI; this is encoded by the coding sequence ATGGCACTGCGTTTTATAGTAGATAAGAAGTCTAGGAAGTCTAGGGCTAGAGTTGGTCGTATAGAGACCGAACATGGAGTTATTCACACTCCTGCATTTGTGCCCGTGGGTACAAATGCGACTTTAAAGGGAGTAGTAGACCATTCTTTCATTGATTTAATGTTTTGTAATACTTATCACCTCATGATTCATCCTGGGATGGAGGTTATAGCGGCTTTTGGTGGACTTCACAAATTTATGAACCGTAATGCTCCTATTATTACAGATTCTGGAGGGTTTCAAGTTTTTAGTCTGGCCTACGGTTCCGTTGCCGAGGAGTTAAAAAGTCGAGGAAAAAGGAAGAATTCCTCAGGGATACTAAAGGTTACTGAGGACGGAGTTCTATTCAAATCTTATCGTGATGGAAGCCACATTTTTCTCTCCCCCGAAGTTTCTGTAGAATCTCAGAAAATTTTGGGAGCAGATATTATTATTCCCTTCGATGAGCTATTACCCTATCACGTCAGTGAGGAGCGTTTGATAGAATCGTGTCAGCGTACGTATCGATGGGAGAAGCGTTCTCTAGATTATCACTTGAAAAATCCTGGATATCAATCCATGTATGGAGTGATTCATGGAGGAATAGATCCTTCTAAGCGGTTAGAGGGCTGTCGTTTTGTTAGTGAAAATGCTTTTGACGGGTTTGCTATAGGCGGCAGTGTAGGAAAAAATAAGGAAGAATTATTCAATACCGTTGACTTTACCACCTCTAATTTACCTGAGGATAGGCCTGTGCATCTTTTGGGCATTGGTGATGAAGAGTCTATTTTGGGATTAGTTTCTTGCGGAATAGATTCTTTTGATAGTGCCTTCCCTACGAAGGTTGCTAGAAGAGGATTTCTTTTCTCTCATCAAGGGGTGGTGAAAATAGAGAAAGCTATTTATTCAAAAGATTTTTCACCTATAGAGGAGGGGTGCCCTTGTCGAGCATGTGCTAGTAGAATTTCTAGGGCGTATTTGCATCATCTTTTTAAAGCTAAGGAAGTTAATTACTGGATATGGGCTTCAGAACATAATCTTATGTACATGGCTAGGTTGATGGAAAAAATTCGGCAAGACATTCTTGAGGATCGCATTTAG
- a CDS encoding disulfide bond formation protein B → MSKFSLPLNRLLQQFRFHALYTAWVLACIGTLWSIYYSYIRNIEPCFLCHYQRICLFPLCIILGIASYKDSSEIKDYVLPLPILGFCVAVYQVCLQEIPGMQLDLCGRVSCEAKIFVFGFITIPMASALAFATIAGLLWTAKNKEIKH, encoded by the coding sequence ATGAGTAAGTTTTCTCTACCTCTGAATAGGCTCCTACAACAATTTCGCTTCCACGCTCTCTACACCGCGTGGGTTCTGGCGTGCATTGGAACCTTGTGGAGCATTTACTATAGCTATATTAGAAATATTGAACCTTGCTTTCTCTGTCATTACCAAAGAATTTGTTTATTCCCTCTTTGCATAATTCTAGGCATCGCTTCCTACAAAGATTCTTCCGAAATAAAGGACTATGTTCTACCGCTACCTATTCTGGGGTTTTGTGTTGCAGTCTACCAAGTATGCCTACAAGAAATTCCGGGAATGCAGTTAGACTTGTGCGGAAGAGTCTCTTGCGAAGCAAAGATTTTCGTCTTTGGCTTTATAACCATTCCCATGGCATCGGCTCTAGCTTTTGCCACAATAGCAGGGTTGCTATGGACTGCTAAAAATAAGGAGATAAAACACTAA
- a CDS encoding thioredoxin domain-containing protein, with product MNKKTLTLLTAAVFLLSAGVMMKIKHSMLPPKIGVKIDVRRFPTIGNLAAPINITLFEEPSCHACEEFSSEVFPKIKKDFIDTGEVSFTLIPVCFIEGSMPAAQSLMCIFHHNSKQPDPEAFVEYFHRILKYRKVEGEEWATPEVLGNLAENLPTNSGRTINSEGLRQCVASNIHRETIKQNNIYATGLMNGQLATPTAIIGGRLIEDPTYDEVSRVVRVLKKKLEKGKDIYE from the coding sequence TTGAATAAAAAGACTCTTACTCTTTTAACTGCAGCTGTTTTTTTGCTCTCCGCCGGGGTGATGATGAAAATCAAACATTCCATGCTGCCTCCAAAAATTGGAGTGAAGATAGATGTCAGAAGATTCCCTACTATTGGCAACCTAGCTGCTCCTATCAATATTACTTTGTTTGAAGAACCTTCTTGTCACGCTTGCGAAGAATTTTCTTCGGAAGTTTTTCCAAAAATAAAGAAAGACTTTATCGACACTGGTGAAGTTTCTTTCACTCTCATCCCCGTCTGTTTCATTGAAGGATCAATGCCTGCTGCACAATCTTTAATGTGCATCTTTCATCACAACTCTAAGCAACCTGACCCAGAAGCTTTTGTTGAATATTTTCACAGAATTTTAAAGTACAGAAAAGTAGAAGGAGAGGAGTGGGCTACACCAGAAGTTCTTGGTAATTTAGCAGAAAACTTACCGACAAACTCTGGAAGGACCATTAATTCTGAAGGATTAAGACAGTGCGTAGCATCCAATATCCATAGAGAAACTATAAAGCAAAACAACATCTATGCTACTGGGTTAATGAACGGTCAACTAGCAACACCTACAGCCATAATTGGAGGAAGGCTTATAGAAGACCCTACTTATGATGAAGTCAGTAGGGTTGTGCGAGTCTTAAAAAAGAAGCTAGAAAAAGGCAAAGATATTTATGAGTAA
- a CDS encoding SPW repeat protein, which yields MDKETFSNIHRHFRYSLFKINCLFVFLGLWCLASPYTLGYESKTVITSDLCCGCALIFLAALMTFWRPLIYLGALIGIWICCVATFLTNSPVVFANDTLIGFAILLASVSSPSRPKELDVGPSIPEGLQYNPSTYGRRLIILFLVVLSWIQSRHLTASCLGFASGALSLAGLGKCSQELFYIQGLLSISFAVFGAFILSGREKRWHTRPLSVLASGFILLIIAVLTLLPVALGGKTSWACPLCTVMILKQALLIAFSFDEIKATCIYLAKIPSNKQGGMFRVLFRGSEFYNKTLIWEERSLVSASKLLRESFKGLSLPLNLIAVILIAFALAETSQILGISDQMENFLKICSRFVITFSILAFSESLRALRLMNLAFGFGVAITPLLFRLPYGQAGFSIILLSGLTIMALSLRKGRFDSETRS from the coding sequence ATGGATAAAGAAACTTTTTCGAATATTCATCGTCATTTTCGGTATTCTTTATTTAAGATTAATTGCTTATTTGTTTTCCTTGGTCTTTGGTGTTTAGCGTCTCCGTACACTCTAGGGTATGAATCAAAAACGGTCATTACGTCTGATCTATGCTGCGGTTGCGCGTTAATTTTTTTAGCCGCTTTGATGACTTTTTGGCGGCCCCTAATTTATTTAGGAGCGTTGATTGGAATTTGGATTTGTTGTGTAGCAACTTTTTTAACCAATAGTCCGGTCGTTTTTGCCAATGATACTTTGATAGGGTTCGCTATCCTTTTGGCTTCCGTAAGCTCCCCTTCTAGACCTAAGGAATTAGATGTGGGGCCTAGTATTCCTGAGGGGCTACAGTACAACCCTTCTACTTATGGAAGGAGATTAATTATACTGTTTTTGGTTGTTTTATCGTGGATACAGTCGAGACATTTAACAGCTTCTTGTCTAGGTTTTGCTTCGGGCGCGCTGTCTCTAGCTGGCTTGGGAAAATGCAGTCAGGAGTTGTTTTATATTCAAGGATTATTATCGATTTCTTTTGCAGTTTTTGGGGCATTTATTTTGTCTGGAAGAGAGAAACGCTGGCATACTAGACCTCTGTCTGTTTTGGCTTCAGGATTTATACTGCTGATTATTGCTGTATTGACACTTCTTCCTGTGGCTTTGGGTGGAAAAACCTCGTGGGCTTGTCCCCTCTGCACAGTAATGATATTGAAGCAGGCATTGTTGATAGCATTTTCTTTCGATGAGATTAAGGCTACGTGTATTTATTTGGCTAAAATTCCTTCTAATAAGCAAGGTGGGATGTTCAGAGTATTGTTTAGGGGCTCGGAATTCTACAATAAAACTCTTATTTGGGAAGAAAGATCCTTAGTTTCTGCCTCTAAATTATTAAGAGAGTCTTTCAAAGGGCTCTCCCTTCCCCTAAATTTGATCGCTGTAATTTTGATCGCTTTTGCCTTGGCTGAAACGAGTCAAATTTTAGGGATTTCTGATCAGATGGAAAATTTTTTAAAGATTTGTAGTCGGTTTGTCATTACCTTTTCTATTTTGGCTTTTTCAGAAAGTTTGCGTGCTTTGCGTCTGATGAATTTAGCTTTTGGTTTTGGTGTTGCTATCACTCCGCTTCTTTTTAGGCTTCCCTACGGACAGGCGGGGTTCTCCATCATACTTTTGTCTGGATTAACTATAATGGCTTTGTCGCTGAGAAAGGGTCGGTTTGATTCTGAAACAAGATCTTAG